TTCTATGAAGACGGCGTGCGGCAGAGAGAGCGCTTCGATAACGAACAGATGATCGATCAGTTAGAAGCCAAGATCCGCGCGAAAGCCTCCATGATGGACGAAAATCAGCGTATTACCGTCAATCTGGTAGATAAGTAACTCTGACGGCGTGACGGTCTGCCGTCACCCGCCTAATTCACGATTCCTGAACCCGATGGGGAGGCCCCGCATTGAAGATGCGACGACAATCCCTCTATAATCGGGTTTATTTTTTGAAAAACGCATAGAGAACTGACGTGGCAAAAAATATTCAAGCCATCCGTGGCATGAACGATTACCTGCCAGCCGAAACGGCATTGTGGCAGCGTATTGAAAACAGCCTGAAACAGGTGCTCAGCGGCTATGGCTACAGCGAAATCCGCACCCCGATTGTTGAGCAGACATCGCTGTTTAAACGCGCTATTGGTGAAGTAACCGATGTCGTCGAAAAAGAGATGTATACCTTTGACGATCGCAATGGCGAGAGTTTGACGCTGCGCCCTGAAAATACCGCATCTTGTGTTCGCGCCGGTATTGAGCACGGTATTCTCTATAATCAGGAACAGCGGCTGTGGTATGTCGGCCCAATGTTCCGCTACGAGCGTCCGCAGAAAGGGCGCTATCGTCAGTTCCATCAGTTGGGCTGTGAAGTGTTTGGTCTGCAAGGGCCGGATATTGATGCCGAACTGATCCTGATGACGGCCCGCTGGTGGCGTGTGCTGGGCATCGCCGATCATGTGAAGCTGGAACTGAACTCGATCGGTTCATTAGACGCGCGTGCGCGCTATCGCGAAGCGCTGGTGGCGTTCCTCGAACAGCATAAAGATCAGCTGGATGAAGACTGCCTGCGTCGGATGTACACCAACCCGCTGCGCGTTCTGGATACGAAAAATCCGCAGATTCAGGTGTTGCTGAATGACGCCCCGGTGCTGACGGACTACCTGGATGACGAATCGCGTGCACACTTTGAAGCGCTGGGTGAACTTTTAACGCAGTCCGGTATCCCATATACCGTTAATCCACGTCTGGTTCGCGGTTTGGATTACTATAACCGCACCGTATTTGAGTGGGTAACGACCAGTCTGGGCGCGCAGGGCACGGTCTGTGCCGGTGGGCGTTATGATGGTATGGTGGAACAACTGGGCGGGCACGCGACGCCAGCGGTTGGTTTTGCAATGGGTCTGGAGCGTCTGGTTCTGCTGGTGCAGTCTGTGAACCCGGATTTCAAAGCACAGCCGAATGTGGATGTTTATCTGATTTCTTCCGGTACAGGAACGCAGGTTGCGGCAATGCAGCTGGCGGAGAAATTACGTGACGCGCTGCCGCAGTTGAAACTGATGACCAACTACGGTGGTGGCAACTTTAAGAAGCAATTCGCCCGTGCTGATAAATGGGGCGCACGCGTTGCATTAGTATTAGGCGAAAATGAAGTGGCGGCTGGTCAGGTTGTGGTTAAAAACTTGAGCAATGGCGAGCAGGATACATTGGCACAGGCCGACGTCGCATCGCGGCTGGCAACGTTACTGGATTGAGGAGAGAGACACCGTGGAAGTCTATACCACAGAGAATGAACAGGTTGATGCACTACGTCGTTTCCTCGCGGAGAACGGAAAGGCGTTAGTTGTCGGTGTTGTGCTGGGCGTTGGCGCACTGGTTGGCTGGCGTTTCTGGCAAAGCCATCAAAATGACAGCGTGATGGCGGCATCGGCATCTTATCAGCAGGTGACGGAGCAATTGGCCGAAGGCAAAGTTGAAGCGATTGCTTCAACTGAGAAATTTACGGCTGAGAATAAAAACGCCTATGGTGCGCTGGCTTCTCTGGAACTGGCTCGTCATTATGTTGATCAGAAAGATTATGCTAAAGCAGCACAGCAGTTGGTACAGGCGCAGTCGCAGACTAAAGATGCCGACCTGCTGGCCGTGGTGAATCTGCGTCTGGCGCGGGTTCAGCTACAGGAAAACAAAGCGGATGACGCGCTAAAAACATTGGATGCCATCAAACTGGAAGGCTGGGCGTCACAGGTTGCGGAAGTGCGTGGTGATGTCCTCGTGAGCAAAGGGGATAAGCAGGCTGCGCGCGATGCCTACAACAAAGGGTTGTCTTCCAATCCATCGCAGGCACAGCAAGCGTTACTGCGTATGAAACTGAATAACCTGTCCAGCTAAGAGGAATTCCATGCAATTGCGTAAAACACTTTTGGTAGGACTGGTTTCTGTTGCCCTGCTGAGCGGATGCTCGCTGTTTAACAGCGAAGAAGATGTTGTCACTATGTCTCCACTGCCGCAGGTGGAAAACCAGTTCACGCCAACCAAGGTGTGGAACAGCTCGGTTGGGAGCGGGATTGGTGAGTTTTATTCCAATCTTCGCCCCGCATGGCAGGATAATCGCGTTTTTGCTGCCGATCGTCGTGGCACCGTGAAAGCGATGGATCTGAGTGACGGCAAAGAGATTTGGCGCGCGGATCTGTCAGAGAAGACCAATTTCTTCTCCCGCAATAATCCAGCGCTGCTGTCTGGCGGCGTAACGGTTTCTGGTAACCATGTCTATGTCGGAAGCGAAAGAGCGCAGGTTTATGCGCTGAATGCGGAAGATGGTACGCCAGTATGGCAGACCAAAGTGGCTGGCGAAGCGTTGTCTCGCCCTGTCGTCAGCGACGGTGTCGTGCTGATTCACACCAGCAACGGCATGTTGCAGGCATTGAATGAAGCAGATGGCGCAATCAAGTGGAGCGTCAACTTAGATATGCCGACGCTGTCTCTGCGCGGCGAATCTGCACCGATAACCGCATTTGGTGCGGCGATTGTGGGGGGGGATAACGGTCGTGTAAACGCCGTGATGATCAATCAGGGCCAGCTCATTTGGCAACAGCGTATTTCACAGCCGAGTGGCGCAACCGAAATCGATCGTCTGAACGATGTCGACACGACGCCAGTTGTCGCGGGCGAAGTGGTTTACGCGCTGGGTTACAATGGCAACATGACCGCGCTGGATCTGCGTTCTGGTCAGGTTCTGTGGAAGCGTGAACTGGGTTCAGTGCATGATTTCATCATTGATGGTGACCGCATCTATCTGGTCGATCAGGACGATCGCGTTGTTGCATTGAATACCAACGGCGGCGTGAGCCTGTGGCGTCAAAGCGATCTGTTGCACCGCAACTTAACGGCTCCAGTGCTGTATAATGGTTATCTGGTTGTCGGCGATACCGAAGGGTATCTGCACTGGTTGAATACGGCGGATGGTCGCTTTGTGGTGCAGCAAAAAGTGGATAGCTCGGGCTTCCTGAGCAAGCCTGTGGTTGCCAGCGATAAACTGCTGATTCAGGCGAAAAACGGTGATGTCTACGCGTTCACTCGTTAAATAACCCGTATTGATTTGGAGCACAGCGTTTTGGGGTGTGCTCGTATAACGGCTCCTGACATTATCAGGGGCCGTTTCGTCTTTTTATCGTCAGCGAGTATTTCGCTGTAACGTATTGAAATATAAGTAATGAGGTTGTAACAATGATACCTGTCGTCGCGCTGGTCGGGCGCCCGAATGTGGGGAAATCCACGCTATTTAACCGCTTAACGCGCACTCGTGATGCATTAGTGGCGGATTTTCCAGGGCTGACTCGTGACCGCAAGTATGGTCGTGCAGAAGTGGAAGGGCATGAGTTTATTATCGTCGATACCGGTGGCATCGACGGAACAGAAGACGGTGTGGAAACACGTATGGCGGGTCAATCGCTGGTCGCGATTGAAGAAGCGGATATCGTGCTGTTCATGGTGGATGCTCGCGCGGGGTTGATGCCTGCGGATGAAGGCATTGCCAAGCATTTGCGCAGCCGTAAAAAAACCACGGTGCTGGTCGCCAATAAAACCGATGGCCTTGACCCAGATACGGTTACGGCGGATTTCTACTCGCTCGGAATGGGCGAAGTGTACGCGATCGCGGCGTCTCATGGCCGTGGCGTGACGTCACTGCTGGAAACGGTTTTGCTGCCGTTCGTCCAGGATGAAATAGAAGAGCCGGTTGAGTTAACCGAAGAAGAAGAGAACGCGGCTTACTGGGCTGCTTTAGAAGCGGAAGATAAGGCCAGCGCAGAAGAAGCAGAAGACGATTTCAACCCTGAAGATTTGCCGATCAAACTGGCGATTGTCGGGCGTCCGAATGTGGGCAAATCCACGCTGACTAACCGTATTCTGGGTGAAGAGCGCGTGGTGGTGTATGACATGCCGGGTACGACGCGTGACAGTATCTACATCCCGATGGTGCGTGACGAACGTGAATACGTTCTGATTGATACTGCCGGGGTACGTAAACGCGGTAAAGTAACGGAAACGGTAGAAAAATTCTCCGTGATCAAGACGTTGCAGGCGATTGAAGATGCCAACGTAGTGCTGCTGGTTATTGATGCGCGCGAAGGCATTTCCGATCAGGATCTCTCGCTGTTGGGCTTTATCCTCAATAGTGGGCGCTCACTGGTGATTGTGGTGAACAAGTGGGATGGCATGTCGCAGGAAGCGCGTGAGCAGGTGAAAGAGACGCTGGATCTGCGCCTCGGCTTTATCGATTTTGCCCGCATTCACTTTATTTCTGCGCTACACGGTAGCGGCGTGGGTAACCTGTTTGAGTCGGTCACCGAAGCCTATTCGTGCGCGACTCGTCGCGTCAGTACGGCGATGTTGACCCGTATCATGCAAATGGCATCAGACGATCACCAGCCGCCGCTGGTGCGCGGTCGCCGCGTGAAGCTGAAATATGCGCACGCCGGTGGTTATAACCCGCCGATTGTGGTGATCCACGGGAATCAGGTGAAAGACCTGCCGGATTCCTACAAGCGCTACCTGATGAACTACTATCGTCGTTCGCTGGAAGTGATGGGCACGCCGATTCGTATTCAGTTTAAAGAAGGGGAAAATCCCTTTGCGGACAAGCGCAACACGCTGACGCCAAACCAGCTACGCAAGCGTAAGCGGCTGATGTCGCATCTTAAAAAAAGTAAGTGATTTATTAACGGGGCGAATAGCGATATTCGCCCCGTTTTATCAGAAAAGAAACCAATAATAACCAAGGAAAGCCATGTCTTGGGAAACCTGGAGTTTTGCGTTCAACGTCACGATGCCCAATTTGCTGATGTTGTTTATGGGTATCGCATTGCGCAAACTCAATCTGCTAAATGATGCGTTTTGTGATACGGCAATGCGGGTGGTGTTCAACGTTTCTCTTCCCTGTCTGCTGTTTTTTAGTGTTGCCAGTAATCAACAGTCTTTTGTAAGCCAGTGGCCGCTGGTGGTTTATGGCACAGTCGGAACATTGGCAACATTTCTGCTTCTGGAGCTTGCGGCGACGAGGCTAGTTAAGGATCCGAAAGAACGTGGCATCTTCGTACAAGGCGGGTTCCGGTCGAATACTGGCGTGATGGGGCTGGCTTTTGCCATGAGTGCCTATGGCGATGAAGGCATTGCTATCGGCTCGTTGTATTTGATGGTGACGGTCATTATGTTTAACGCGCTGTCTGTCATTACGCTGACGCGCAGCTTGCAGCGGCAATCGCCCGAACAGAAGATTCCGGTAAGCCAACTGCTGCGGGGGATTGTGACAAACCCGCTGATTATTGGTCTACTTCTGGGGGCTGCCTATGGACAAAGCCAACTGCCGATGCCGGGCGTGATTAAACAAACGGGCGGTTTTATTTCCGCCATGGCGCTGCCGCTGGCGTTACTCTGTGCTGGTGCCAGTCTGGAATGGCGTAGTATGTTCCGTTCGTCCAATGTTGCCGTGCTTTCTTCTGTGGCGAAGGTATTCGTTGTGCCTGGGTTACTCACGCTGGGCGGATGGCTTGTTGGTTTCCGCGGTGTTGAGCTGGGAATCATTTTTCTGTTTTCTTCAACGCCCACCGCAGCTGGCAGCTATGCGATGACGCGGGCGATGGGCGGAAACGCGACGCTTGCGGCTAATATCATTGGGCTGACAACGGTAGGGGCCTTCTTTATGATTGCGCTGGGGCTCTACTTTTTACGTTCACTGGGCGTGATTTAGCGTCTGACCATCATGCGTTATTGGTAGCAACATGGAGGAAAAAATGGATGCGCTTTGTCCTGGCTGTCACCACGTGATGCTGTGGCAGCCTGATGGTTCGTTTTTATGTGAGGACTGCCAATTACATTATCTGCGTGAGGCTGTTTGCCCTGAATGTAAGCACTCGCTACAGGAACTGAAAGCCTGCGGTGCGGTGGATTATTTTTGCCAGCAGCACGGGATGATTTCCAAACGGCGAGTCGTGTTCAGCTACGCACCTGTCGATTAAATCCATTATTACTTAATCAATGGTTACTCCTGTACGCCATTGCGCCACAGCTCAGTTAGCTCCGGTGGCGCACGGTCTTCGGGGATCAGCAGGATGACATCGGTATAGTGATTCTGTTGCGGTTGGCTGTAGCTGATGTGGATACGGTAATAGAATTGGTCGCCGTGCCCTGGGCCGTCGGGTTCGCCGGGTTCGCGAGCCTGAGGAAAGGCATGACGGATCGCGTTACAAACCCGCTCCCGTTCGGATGGCGGTACGCTGGCGAGCGCGAAGCGTCGCGGCCCCGCCAGCTTTGGGATAAAGGCAAATCCCCCTTCACGCGCCAGCTCAATGATGGCATCGTCGTTGAGTGCCGGCAGCGTTTTCATAAGAACGCCTGCCGGATCTCTACCCCGACTGTTTCCCACGACTGCCGGACGATATCGGCAACGGTGTGGTTAAAACGTTTAGCGGCATGTTGAAGGGTGTAGCGTGCGAAAATTTCGAAATCCGCATTTTGCGGCAGCGTTTTATCACACAGCGTGTCGTACCAGATGCGACCCGCTTTTTCCCATGAATAGCCGCCCAATGCGATGGCTGTCAGATAGAATGCTCGGTTGGGGATGCCTGAATTCAAGTGTACGCCGCCGTTGTCTTCGCGCGTGTTCACATACTCGTTCATGTGATAGGGCTGGGGGTCGATACCGAGCAACTCATCGTCATACGCCGTGCCCGGATGTGACATCGACCGCAGCCCCATGCCGTGAATACCGTCAGCCAGAAGCTCGGCACCGATAAGCCAATCGGCCTGCTCTGTGGTTTGCCCCAAATGATACTGCTTGACCATGGAGCCAAAGACATCGGACAGCGATTCATTGAGCGCACCGGACTGGCGGAAATAGATCAGCCCCGCTTCGTTTTCGGTGATGCCGTGAGTGAGTTCATGTGCGACCACATCAAGCGCAATCGTGAAGCGATTAAAGATTTTGCCGTCGCCATCTCCAAACACCATCTGCTGCCCGTTCCAGAAGGCATTCTGGTAATCCTGACCGTAATGGACTGTGCCAGCCAGCGGCAGCCCTTCGGCGTCCAGTGAGTTACGTTGAAAAATCTTCCAGAAGAAGTCGTAAGTGACGCCTAGGTAGCTGTAGGCCTCATCGACGGCGATATCGCCGTTGCTGGGTTGACCTTCAGCGCGCACCAGCTTGCCGGGCAATTGTTGTTGCTGTTCGGCATCATGAATGCTGCGATTTGCCTGCCCGGCGGGTAATTTCTCATGGGGTTCCGGGCGCGGATGGTGGCTGACCATTAATGACTGAACGTGCATCAGCGTCTGTTGCGCGCAGTGGCGCTGTTCGTCTGTGCCGTTTGCGATAATGCGATGCAAAATGTAAGGGGGGATCACGCTACAAATCGGTCTGGACTTCATACCTCATCTCCTTGAAAACGCTCATCAGGGGTAACACAGACGATCAACAAAGCTCACTGTTTTTTATCCACTTCCTTTCACCACGTGGAGGCTGATAACCCATGCAGTGAAAACGGTGAATGTATACCCTAAATAATTCGAGTTGCAGGAAGGCGGCGACGCAGGGAGTCCCCGGGAGCTTACATCAGTAAGTGACTGGGGTGAGCGAGGAAAGCCAACGCACATGCAGCTTGAAGTATAACGGGTATTAAGTTAGTGAGCTGGGAATGAGTATAGTTCAGATGCCGGGGGTAAGAATGGGGGAACGCTGTTTTTTTAGGACCAATCCCCATTCACGTATTTTATGCTGTTCGCGTTATTTTGGCGTCGGGGATGAGGATTTTCGCCGCTTTTTCGCGGATTCTGGATTCGGAGCTCGCGTCGTGACCTGGCTTTCTACCCAGCCGTCCTGCAAACGGGTTTTCAGCGTTTCGCCGAGGGAAATTTGCGCAACGTTTTTCAGCACTTTACCATCCGGGGCGGTGGTGATGTTATAGCCACGTGCCAGCGTCGCCAGCGGGCTAACGCCTTCCAGCCGCGAACAGGCGATGCCTAGCTTTTGCTTGTTCTGATTCAACTGACGTTCTACAGCGCTTTGCATCTGATAGCTAAGCTGCTGCAAACGCTGCTGCGCACGATGAATGCGGGTTTGCGGCTGCTGTTGCATCAGACGCTGTTGTAAGCGTTCACTTCGGCGCGAGGTCTGCCGAAGCTGCTGCTGCATGGCGTCATCCAGCCGTTGGCGCAGTTTAACCAGCTGTGCCTGCTGGCGCGCCAGTCGCAGCTGCGGATGTTGCTGCTGCAAACGGTGGTGCAGACGGGTAAAGTCCCGATTGCGCTGGGCAAGGTAATAATCCATCGCCATTTCCAGACGCTGGCGCTGGGACTGTATCTGGCGCAATAGCTCCAGTTGGTTACGACTCACTAACTCGGCAGCGGCCGACGGCGTGGGGGCACGCAGGTCACCGACGAAATCGGCGATGGTGACATCGGTTTCATGGCCGACGGCGCTGACGATAGGAATGCGGCTGGCGAAGATAGCGCGGGCGACCCGTTCGTCATTAAAGCTCCACAGATCTTCCAGCGAACCGCCGCCGCGCCCGACGATTAATACGTCACACTCATCCCGCTGGTTAGCCAGTTCGATGGCGCGAACAATCTGTAGCGGTGCTTCTGCGCCTTGCACCGACGTGGGGTATACGATCACCGGCAGCGACGGATCGCGGCGCTGCAACACCTGCAGAATATCGTGCAGGGCGGCACCGCTGGCTGACGTAATCACACCGACTTGTTTGGCGGGAGAGGGCAGAACCTGCTTAAACTGTTGGTCGAACAGCCCTTCGGCGGCGAGACGCTGCTTGAGCTGCTCAAACTGCTGCTGTAGCAGGCCATCGCCAGCGGGCTGCATGCTTTCTGCTAGTAGCTGATAGTCGCCGCGGGGTTCATATAGCGTGATGCTCGCCCGAATCAGCACTTGCTGACCGTTTTGCGGGCGGAACGTCACTTTGCGGTTGCTGGTGCGGAACATCGCACAGCGCACCTGCGCACGTTCGTCTTTTAGCGTGAAATACCAGTGGCCGGATGAGGGCTGAGAGAGGTTGGAGATTTCGCCGGAGAGCCAAATCTGGCCCATTTCCATTTCCAACAGTTGTCTAACCGTCTGATTCAGGCGGCTAACGGTAAAAATTGCAGAGGAGGGAAATTGAGACATTGTGAGCCAGATCAAATTTTAAAACAGTCACTTAATTGATCGATACTACCTACCTGAAACAGGTAATCAAGCATTTTAGTAAAATAATGCTGGAGGCAACCGATTACGCTCTGTATAATGCCACGGCAATATTTTATCTATTCTTACATCCACCTTGGTGAGATATTGCCCATGCTACGTATCGCTAAAGAAGCACTGACGTTTGATGACGTCCTCCTGGTTCCTGCTCATTCTACTGTTCTGCCTAACACTGCCGATCTGTCCACGCAGTTGACGAAAAACATCCGCCTGAATATTCCTATGCTGTCCGCAGCGATGGATACCGTTACCGAATCCGGCCTGGCTATTGCGCTGGCGCAGGAAGGCGGTCTGGGCTTTATTCACAAAAATATGTCCATTGAGCGTCAGGCTGAAGAAGTTAGCCGCGTGAAAAAACACGAAAGCGGCGTGGTGGTTGATCCACAAACCGTGACGCCAGAAACCACTCTGCGTGAAATGAAAGCGCTGACCGAGCGCAACGGCTTCGCTGGCTATCCTGTTGTGGCAAAAGACAACGAACTGGTCGGTATCATCACCGGTCGTGACGTGCGTTTTGTTACCGATTTGGAAAAACCGGTTAGCGCATTCATGACGCCAAAAGAACGTCTGGTCACGGTCAAAGAAGGCGAAGCGCGTGATGTCGTGCTGCAAAAAATGCACGAAAAACGCGTTGAAAAAGCGCTGGTGATTGATGACCAATTCCACCTGATCGGTATGATCACGGTAAAAGATTTCCAGAAAGCAGAACGTAAACCGAACGCGTGTAAAGACGCACACGGTCGTCTGCGCGTAGGCGCGGCAGTTGGCGCAGGTGCAGGTAATGAAGAGCGTGTTGATGCCCTGGTTGCTGCGGGTGTTGACGTTCTGCTGATCGACTCCTCACACGGCCATTCCGAAGGCGTATTGCAGCGCATTCGTGAAACACGTGCTAAATACCCGAACCTCGACATCATCGGCGGCAATGTGGCAACGGGCGCAGGTGCAAAAGCGCTGGTTGAAGCGGGTGTTAGTGCAGTGAAAGTGGGTATCGGCCCTGGCTCTATCTGTACGACCCGTATCGTGACGGGCGTGGGTGTACCGCAGATTACGGCTATCTCTGATGCGGTTGAAGCGCTGGAAGGCACAGGAATTCCTGTCATTGCCGATGGCGGTATCCGCTTCTCCGGCGACATCGCTAAAGCCATCGCAGCAGGCGCGGCGTGTGTCATGGTCGGTTCGATGCTGGCGGGTACGGAAGAATCCCCAGGTGAAATCGAACTGTATCAAGGCCGTTCATTCAAATCTTATCGTGGTATGGGTTCACTGGGCGCAATGTCCAAAGGCTCATCAGACCGTTACTTCCAGACCGATAATGCCGCCGACAAACTGGTGCCGGAAGGTATCGAAGGCCGCGTAGCCTATAAAGGCCGCCTGAAAGAGATCGTTCACCAGCAGATGGGCGGCTTGCGCTCCTGTATGGGCCTGACCGGTTGCGCGACTATCGATGCACTGCGCACGCAGGCTGAGTTTGTACGCATCAGCGGTGCTGGCATTCAGGAAAGTCACGTTCACGACGTTACCATTACTAAAGAGTCACCGAACTACCGTATGGGTTCATAAGGTGATTTAACGCAATAAACCCTGTACTATTTCGCGCCGCTCTGCCTTTACATAAGGCTGGGCGGTTAGCTGGGTTTACTTTTCGCTTTTGTCTTTTGCTTTTTGGAACATGCTCCTCATGACTCAAAACATTCATCAACACCGCATTCTTATTCTGGATTTCGGCTCACAGTACACGCAACTGGTTGCACGTCGCGTGCGTGAACTGGGCGTTTATTGTGAACTGTGGGCATGGGATGTCACGGAAGCACAGATTCGTGGGTTTAATCCGAACGGGATCATCCTGTCCGGCGG
This genomic interval from Pectobacterium aquaticum contains the following:
- a CDS encoding YfgM family protein, which codes for MEVYTTENEQVDALRRFLAENGKALVVGVVLGVGALVGWRFWQSHQNDSVMAASASYQQVTEQLAEGKVEAIASTEKFTAENKNAYGALASLELARHYVDQKDYAKAAQQLVQAQSQTKDADLLAVVNLRLARVQLQENKADDALKTLDAIKLEGWASQVAEVRGDVLVSKGDKQAARDAYNKGLSSNPSQAQQALLRMKLNNLSS
- a CDS encoding AEC family transporter translates to MSWETWSFAFNVTMPNLLMLFMGIALRKLNLLNDAFCDTAMRVVFNVSLPCLLFFSVASNQQSFVSQWPLVVYGTVGTLATFLLLELAATRLVKDPKERGIFVQGGFRSNTGVMGLAFAMSAYGDEGIAIGSLYLMVTVIMFNALSVITLTRSLQRQSPEQKIPVSQLLRGIVTNPLIIGLLLGAAYGQSQLPMPGVIKQTGGFISAMALPLALLCAGASLEWRSMFRSSNVAVLSSVAKVFVVPGLLTLGGWLVGFRGVELGIIFLFSSTPTAAGSYAMTRAMGGNATLAANIIGLTTVGAFFMIALGLYFLRSLGVI
- the der gene encoding ribosome biogenesis GTPase Der, which codes for MIPVVALVGRPNVGKSTLFNRLTRTRDALVADFPGLTRDRKYGRAEVEGHEFIIVDTGGIDGTEDGVETRMAGQSLVAIEEADIVLFMVDARAGLMPADEGIAKHLRSRKKTTVLVANKTDGLDPDTVTADFYSLGMGEVYAIAASHGRGVTSLLETVLLPFVQDEIEEPVELTEEEENAAYWAALEAEDKASAEEAEDDFNPEDLPIKLAIVGRPNVGKSTLTNRILGEERVVVYDMPGTTRDSIYIPMVRDEREYVLIDTAGVRKRGKVTETVEKFSVIKTLQAIEDANVVLLVIDAREGISDQDLSLLGFILNSGRSLVIVVNKWDGMSQEAREQVKETLDLRLGFIDFARIHFISALHGSGVGNLFESVTEAYSCATRRVSTAMLTRIMQMASDDHQPPLVRGRRVKLKYAHAGGYNPPIVVIHGNQVKDLPDSYKRYLMNYYRRSLEVMGTPIRIQFKEGENPFADKRNTLTPNQLRKRKRLMSHLKKSK
- a CDS encoding M4 family metallopeptidase, which codes for MKSRPICSVIPPYILHRIIANGTDEQRHCAQQTLMHVQSLMVSHHPRPEPHEKLPAGQANRSIHDAEQQQQLPGKLVRAEGQPSNGDIAVDEAYSYLGVTYDFFWKIFQRNSLDAEGLPLAGTVHYGQDYQNAFWNGQQMVFGDGDGKIFNRFTIALDVVAHELTHGITENEAGLIYFRQSGALNESLSDVFGSMVKQYHLGQTTEQADWLIGAELLADGIHGMGLRSMSHPGTAYDDELLGIDPQPYHMNEYVNTREDNGGVHLNSGIPNRAFYLTAIALGGYSWEKAGRIWYDTLCDKTLPQNADFEIFARYTLQHAAKRFNHTVADIVRQSWETVGVEIRQAFL
- the xseA gene encoding exodeoxyribonuclease VII large subunit, with the protein product MSQFPSSAIFTVSRLNQTVRQLLEMEMGQIWLSGEISNLSQPSSGHWYFTLKDERAQVRCAMFRTSNRKVTFRPQNGQQVLIRASITLYEPRGDYQLLAESMQPAGDGLLQQQFEQLKQRLAAEGLFDQQFKQVLPSPAKQVGVITSASGAALHDILQVLQRRDPSLPVIVYPTSVQGAEAPLQIVRAIELANQRDECDVLIVGRGGGSLEDLWSFNDERVARAIFASRIPIVSAVGHETDVTIADFVGDLRAPTPSAAAELVSRNQLELLRQIQSQRQRLEMAMDYYLAQRNRDFTRLHHRLQQQHPQLRLARQQAQLVKLRQRLDDAMQQQLRQTSRRSERLQQRLMQQQPQTRIHRAQQRLQQLSYQMQSAVERQLNQNKQKLGIACSRLEGVSPLATLARGYNITTAPDGKVLKNVAQISLGETLKTRLQDGWVESQVTTRAPNPESAKKRRKSSSPTPK
- the guaB gene encoding IMP dehydrogenase: MLRIAKEALTFDDVLLVPAHSTVLPNTADLSTQLTKNIRLNIPMLSAAMDTVTESGLAIALAQEGGLGFIHKNMSIERQAEEVSRVKKHESGVVVDPQTVTPETTLREMKALTERNGFAGYPVVAKDNELVGIITGRDVRFVTDLEKPVSAFMTPKERLVTVKEGEARDVVLQKMHEKRVEKALVIDDQFHLIGMITVKDFQKAERKPNACKDAHGRLRVGAAVGAGAGNEERVDALVAAGVDVLLIDSSHGHSEGVLQRIRETRAKYPNLDIIGGNVATGAGAKALVEAGVSAVKVGIGPGSICTTRIVTGVGVPQITAISDAVEALEGTGIPVIADGGIRFSGDIAKAIAAGAACVMVGSMLAGTEESPGEIELYQGRSFKSYRGMGSLGAMSKGSSDRYFQTDNAADKLVPEGIEGRVAYKGRLKEIVHQQMGGLRSCMGLTGCATIDALRTQAEFVRISGAGIQESHVHDVTITKESPNYRMGS
- the bamB gene encoding outer membrane protein assembly factor BamB, which codes for MQLRKTLLVGLVSVALLSGCSLFNSEEDVVTMSPLPQVENQFTPTKVWNSSVGSGIGEFYSNLRPAWQDNRVFAADRRGTVKAMDLSDGKEIWRADLSEKTNFFSRNNPALLSGGVTVSGNHVYVGSERAQVYALNAEDGTPVWQTKVAGEALSRPVVSDGVVLIHTSNGMLQALNEADGAIKWSVNLDMPTLSLRGESAPITAFGAAIVGGDNGRVNAVMINQGQLIWQQRISQPSGATEIDRLNDVDTTPVVAGEVVYALGYNGNMTALDLRSGQVLWKRELGSVHDFIIDGDRIYLVDQDDRVVALNTNGGVSLWRQSDLLHRNLTAPVLYNGYLVVGDTEGYLHWLNTADGRFVVQQKVDSSGFLSKPVVASDKLLIQAKNGDVYAFTR
- the hisS gene encoding histidine--tRNA ligase, which produces MAKNIQAIRGMNDYLPAETALWQRIENSLKQVLSGYGYSEIRTPIVEQTSLFKRAIGEVTDVVEKEMYTFDDRNGESLTLRPENTASCVRAGIEHGILYNQEQRLWYVGPMFRYERPQKGRYRQFHQLGCEVFGLQGPDIDAELILMTARWWRVLGIADHVKLELNSIGSLDARARYREALVAFLEQHKDQLDEDCLRRMYTNPLRVLDTKNPQIQVLLNDAPVLTDYLDDESRAHFEALGELLTQSGIPYTVNPRLVRGLDYYNRTVFEWVTTSLGAQGTVCAGGRYDGMVEQLGGHATPAVGFAMGLERLVLLVQSVNPDFKAQPNVDVYLISSGTGTQVAAMQLAEKLRDALPQLKLMTNYGGGNFKKQFARADKWGARVALVLGENEVAAGQVVVKNLSNGEQDTLAQADVASRLATLLD
- a CDS encoding zinc ribbon domain-containing protein, with the protein product MDALCPGCHHVMLWQPDGSFLCEDCQLHYLREAVCPECKHSLQELKACGAVDYFCQQHGMISKRRVVFSYAPVD
- a CDS encoding protealysin inhibitor emfourin, translating into MKTLPALNDDAIIELAREGGFAFIPKLAGPRRFALASVPPSERERVCNAIRHAFPQAREPGEPDGPGHGDQFYYRIHISYSQPQQNHYTDVILLIPEDRAPPELTELWRNGVQE